A portion of the Brevundimonas pondensis genome contains these proteins:
- a CDS encoding OmpH family outer membrane protein, whose product MKLFAIGAFAAATLVASSALAQDAPQNPGPVLPGVCVVSGEQILLGSAAGQALQNRMVQLLQEVRGELQPYSQQIQTEYQALQQGAATIPADQLNQRRQQLQQRAQEAQQLEQTRDAELRYTQGVQAKAIEDAARPIIMAVYQERGCGVLLRSESVAYVNPAMDITDVVVQRLNTSLPSLTFNRMPVPAQPQS is encoded by the coding sequence ATGAAACTGTTCGCTATCGGCGCCTTCGCCGCCGCCACTCTCGTTGCTTCGTCCGCCCTGGCTCAGGACGCGCCGCAAAACCCGGGCCCCGTACTGCCGGGCGTCTGCGTGGTTTCCGGCGAGCAGATTCTGCTCGGTTCGGCCGCGGGCCAAGCACTGCAGAATCGTATGGTTCAACTGCTGCAAGAAGTTCGCGGCGAGCTGCAGCCCTACTCGCAACAGATCCAGACCGAGTATCAGGCCTTGCAGCAAGGCGCCGCCACCATCCCGGCGGACCAGCTGAATCAGCGTCGCCAGCAACTGCAGCAGCGTGCACAGGAAGCTCAGCAGCTCGAGCAGACCCGCGATGCCGAACTGCGCTACACTCAGGGCGTTCAGGCCAAGGCCATCGAGGACGCCGCCCGTCCGATCATCATGGCGGTTTATCAAGAGCGCGGTTGCGGCGTGCTGCTGCGCAGCGAGAGCGTCGCCTACGTTAACCCGGCGATGGACATCACCGACGTCGTGGTTCAGCGCCTGAACACCAGCTTGCCGTCGTTGACCTTCAACCGCATGCCGGTTCCGGCCCAACCGCAGTCGTAA
- a CDS encoding M50 family metallopeptidase → MLGIIGQALIYVVPFLLVLTLVVTVHELGHFLTARAFGVKMERFSIGFGRAIFQRTDKRGVEWRLGWLPLGGYVKFAGDLDATGVPDKAGLDALKKEVVAEHGVGAEKDYLYFKPLWQRALVVAGGPFANFVLAIFIFTLLFSLVGVELRPARVVQVQADSPAAAAGFLPGDLITRVNGKLIADGGEVTRVVALSSGDPVQFTVERAGADVQLTATPERRVENDPIAGRVSVGRIGLGLGSSRDEVRHVRYGPVAAVGQGFKETGAILSTTFTYIGRIFTGRESGDQFSGPLGIAKASGALTNAAVAANPDPLAMAGNLLLTLTSFAAILSVGIGFLNLLPVPVLDGGHLMFYAYEAVARRPVAARVQEAGYRVGLALLASLMLFATWNDLQKLNLFKFLGGLVS, encoded by the coding sequence ATGCTAGGAATTATCGGGCAGGCCCTGATCTATGTCGTGCCGTTCCTGCTGGTGCTGACCCTGGTCGTCACTGTCCACGAACTGGGGCACTTCCTGACGGCGCGCGCCTTCGGCGTGAAGATGGAGCGTTTTTCTATCGGTTTCGGTCGCGCCATCTTTCAACGCACAGACAAGCGTGGCGTGGAATGGCGCCTGGGCTGGCTGCCGCTGGGCGGCTACGTGAAGTTCGCCGGTGATCTGGACGCGACGGGCGTGCCCGACAAGGCCGGGCTGGACGCCCTGAAGAAGGAAGTGGTCGCTGAGCATGGGGTCGGCGCCGAGAAGGACTATCTGTATTTCAAGCCCCTGTGGCAGCGGGCCCTGGTCGTTGCCGGCGGCCCCTTCGCCAATTTCGTGCTGGCTATCTTCATCTTCACCCTGTTGTTCAGCCTGGTCGGGGTCGAGCTTCGTCCTGCGCGCGTCGTGCAGGTGCAGGCGGATTCGCCTGCCGCCGCCGCCGGGTTCCTGCCGGGCGACCTGATCACGCGCGTCAACGGCAAGCTGATCGCCGATGGCGGCGAGGTGACGCGCGTTGTGGCTCTGAGCAGCGGCGACCCGGTGCAGTTCACGGTTGAGCGTGCGGGCGCTGACGTTCAACTGACCGCCACGCCGGAGCGCCGGGTCGAGAACGACCCCATTGCCGGCCGGGTTTCCGTCGGTCGCATCGGGCTTGGCCTGGGTTCCAGCCGCGACGAGGTGCGCCACGTTCGCTACGGCCCGGTCGCCGCTGTTGGGCAGGGGTTCAAGGAAACCGGCGCCATCCTGAGCACGACCTTCACCTATATCGGCCGCATCTTCACCGGTCGCGAATCGGGCGACCAGTTCAGCGGACCGCTGGGCATCGCCAAGGCCTCGGGCGCCCTGACCAACGCCGCGGTGGCCGCCAATCCCGACCCGCTGGCCATGGCGGGAAATCTCCTGCTGACGCTGACCAGCTTCGCCGCCATACTTTCGGTCGGAATCGGTTTTCTTAATCTGCTGCCCGTTCCGGTGCTGGATGGGGGGCATCTGATGTTTTACGCCTATGAGGCGGTGGCGCGTCGGCCGGTGGCCGCCAGGGTTCAGGAGGCGGGATATCGCGTCGGCCTTGCTTTGCTGGCCAGTTTAATGTTGTTCGCCACCTGGAACGACCTGCAGAAACTCAATCTCTTCAAATTCCTCGGCGGGCTCGTCTCGTGA
- the bamA gene encoding outer membrane protein assembly factor BamA: protein MIRTRGRILGPSALALAVAAGLAGPALAQTAPVAAPAAAQQDPQVTVAAPAEDRAVVNRIVVRGNQRIDQTTVLSYLPIQPGDTVDAATIDVAVRTLSRTGLFANVQLGLQPNGDLIVEIVENPIINQVTFEGNKALTLKKLQDEVTIKPRGIYTRARVQEDVGKIIELYRLSGRISATVTPKLVQLEQNRVDVVFEIDEGPETGVAAITFLGNQAFSDSDLREVMVTKQSQWWRLFSSNDNYDPNRLDYDREQLRKFYTNRGYYDFRILSSVAELKPDGSAFGMTVTMDEGDRYKFGEVKVVTENDRLNADFLQRLLPIRSGDLYESDRIENAVDALTFAAGSAGYAFVEINPSYRANPETDTVDVTFNLKEGQRVYIDRINVVGNTQTLDSVIRRELMVGEGDAFNRSLVERSRNNLRALGFFKDVTIEETRGSAPDRSVVNVTVQEQPTGELSVGAGFSSVDSFVLNLGVTQRNFRGRGQNVVARAEWGSLRQQIDFRFTEPKFLGRDLRAGFDLFHTRYDLSEYSSYDYRSTGGGLRLSYPLNGYSLFSLRYFLKDDEVLIPAGYCNGTGSSALCEQAGSFMNSSAGYTLMVDRRNDPVRPTRGWTASLRQDFAGIGGDVNYIKTEADAAWYWGIRPNWTVSVQGSTGYVSGWNGDPIRINDRFFKGGNSFRGFETAGMGARDLTTTDALGGNFYAIGTVELTVPNYLPEEYGIKTSLFADFGTIGMLDDRYKTDTTTGLPNANIVDDLALRAAAGVSIHWRSPMGPIRFDLSKVLSKEDYDKTETFRFSTSTQF, encoded by the coding sequence ATGATCCGAACCCGTGGCCGTATCCTTGGACCCAGCGCTCTGGCGCTGGCAGTCGCCGCCGGCCTGGCCGGACCGGCCCTGGCCCAGACCGCGCCCGTCGCAGCGCCGGCCGCCGCCCAGCAGGACCCGCAAGTGACGGTCGCGGCCCCGGCTGAGGATCGTGCTGTCGTCAACCGCATCGTGGTGCGCGGCAACCAGCGCATCGACCAGACCACGGTCCTGTCCTATCTGCCGATCCAGCCCGGCGACACGGTCGATGCCGCCACAATCGACGTGGCGGTTCGCACCCTGTCGCGCACCGGCCTGTTCGCCAACGTGCAACTGGGCCTGCAGCCGAACGGTGACCTGATCGTCGAGATCGTCGAGAACCCGATTATCAATCAGGTGACGTTCGAGGGGAACAAGGCGCTCACCCTGAAGAAGCTTCAGGATGAAGTCACGATCAAGCCGCGCGGCATCTATACGCGCGCCCGCGTCCAGGAGGATGTCGGCAAGATTATTGAACTCTATCGTCTGTCGGGTCGTATCTCGGCCACGGTGACGCCGAAGCTGGTCCAGCTGGAGCAAAACCGCGTCGACGTGGTGTTTGAAATCGATGAAGGCCCGGAAACGGGCGTGGCGGCCATCACCTTCCTGGGCAATCAGGCCTTCTCCGACAGCGATCTGCGTGAGGTCATGGTGACCAAGCAATCGCAGTGGTGGCGTCTGTTCAGCTCGAACGACAATTACGACCCGAATCGTCTGGATTATGATCGGGAGCAACTGCGGAAGTTCTACACGAACCGGGGCTATTACGACTTCCGTATCCTGTCGTCCGTCGCTGAACTGAAGCCGGACGGCAGCGCCTTCGGCATGACGGTCACGATGGATGAAGGGGATCGCTACAAGTTCGGCGAGGTCAAGGTCGTGACCGAGAATGATCGCCTCAACGCCGACTTCCTGCAGCGTCTTCTGCCGATCCGTTCGGGTGACCTGTATGAGAGTGATCGCATCGAGAACGCCGTCGACGCCCTGACCTTTGCGGCGGGTTCGGCGGGCTACGCCTTTGTCGAGATCAACCCCAGCTATCGCGCCAATCCCGAGACCGACACGGTCGATGTGACCTTCAATCTGAAGGAAGGCCAGCGGGTCTACATCGACCGCATCAATGTCGTCGGCAACACCCAGACCCTGGATTCGGTCATCCGGCGCGAGCTGATGGTGGGCGAAGGCGACGCCTTCAACCGCAGCCTGGTCGAGCGTTCGCGCAACAATCTGCGCGCCCTGGGTTTCTTCAAGGACGTCACGATCGAGGAGACGCGTGGCAGCGCACCCGACCGTTCTGTCGTCAATGTCACCGTGCAGGAACAGCCGACGGGCGAACTGTCGGTCGGCGCGGGCTTCAGCTCGGTTGACTCCTTCGTGCTGAACCTGGGCGTGACCCAGCGCAACTTCCGCGGTCGGGGCCAGAACGTCGTGGCGCGTGCCGAGTGGGGCTCGCTGCGCCAGCAGATCGATTTCCGTTTCACCGAGCCGAAGTTCCTGGGTCGTGACCTGCGCGCCGGTTTCGACCTGTTCCACACGCGGTACGACCTCAGCGAATACTCGTCGTATGACTATCGTTCGACGGGTGGCGGCTTGCGTCTCAGCTATCCGCTGAATGGCTACTCGCTGTTCAGCCTGCGCTACTTCCTGAAGGACGACGAGGTTCTTATCCCGGCCGGCTACTGCAATGGCACCGGTTCGTCGGCGCTGTGTGAGCAGGCCGGTTCCTTTATGAACTCGTCGGCCGGTTACACCCTGATGGTCGATCGCCGGAATGATCCGGTGCGGCCGACGCGGGGCTGGACGGCGTCGCTCCGCCAGGACTTCGCCGGTATCGGCGGCGACGTGAACTACATCAAGACCGAAGCTGACGCAGCCTGGTACTGGGGCATTCGCCCGAACTGGACTGTCAGCGTTCAGGGCTCGACCGGCTATGTGTCGGGCTGGAACGGCGATCCGATCCGGATCAATGACCGCTTCTTCAAGGGCGGTAACAGCTTCCGCGGCTTTGAAACGGCGGGTATGGGGGCTCGCGATCTGACCACGACCGATGCTCTGGGCGGCAACTTCTACGCCATCGGCACGGTTGAACTGACGGTGCCCAACTACCTGCCGGAAGAATACGGCATCAAGACCTCGCTGTTCGCCGATTTCGGCACGATTGGGATGCTGGACGATCGGTACAAGACCGATACGACCACGGGTTTGCCGAACGCGAACATCGTGGATGATCTGGCGCTACGCGCCGCCGCCGGCGTCAGCATCCACTGGCGGTCCCCGATGGGGCCGATCCGTTTCGACCTGTCCAAGGTCCTGTCGAAGGAAGACTACGACAAGACCGAGACTTTCCGCTTCTCCACCTCGACCCAGTTCTAA